A region of Oncorhynchus masou masou isolate Uvic2021 chromosome 29, UVic_Omas_1.1, whole genome shotgun sequence DNA encodes the following proteins:
- the has1 gene encoding hyaluronan synthase 1 produces MELKLLLRQVGLIARAILTFLFALVVLGVMVWAYVQGFQLATSPYGIISFGFYGLLLGLHVLVQSLFAFVEHRRMRARSKACTFTKTIGFTISAYQEDPEYLRECLNSIRALKYPPELLRVIMVVDGNSEDDIYMLEMFREVFADQDPGCYVWRNNYHTWDPTQTQKAGILEVIGPAGDASYGLGEDPQRREVEDLINSRRCVCIMQKWGGKREVMYTAFKALGQSVDYIQVCDSDTKLDPMATVELCKVLESNQKYGAVGGDVMILNLKESYISFMSSLRYWMAFNIERSCQSFFNCVSCISGPLGLYRNDLLQQFLESWYNQKFLGTHCTFGDDRHLTNRMLSMGYATKYTARSKCYTETPGQFLRWLNQQTRWTKSYFREWLYNAMWWHKHHLWMTYESIVSGVFPFFVTATIIQLFWTGTLWDILWVLCCIQLIGLIKAAYACILRRDLVMVFMSLYSALYMTSLLPAKYFAIITMNKSSWGTSGRRKMVGNYIPLLPLSVWAAILLGGSCYTIYKESQKGWFTPAKVLETRFLIYGCVAYVCYWFLMIFLYWVWFRRLCRKRSQSYDVSV; encoded by the exons ATGGAACTGAAACTATTGCTAAGGCAGGTGGGCTTGATAGCCCGTGCCATCCTGACATTCCTCTTTGCCCTGGTGGtgctgggggtgatggtgtgggCCTATGTCCAGGGCTTCCAGCTGGCCACCTCCCCATATGGCATCATCTCCTTCGGCTTCTACGGCCTCCTGCTGGGGCTCCATGTCCTGGTCCAGAGCCTGTTTGCCTTCGTGGAGCACCGCCGCATGAGGGCCCGGAGCAAGGCCTGCACCTTCACCAAGACCATTGGCTTCACTATCTCAGCCTACCAGGAGGACCCAGAGTACCTGCGCGAGTGCCTCAACTCCATTCGGGCCCTCAAGTACCCTCCAGAGCTGCTGCGGGTCATCATGGTGGTGGATGGGAACTCGGAGGACGACATCTACATGCTGGAGATGTTTAGGGAGGTGTTTGCAGACCAGGACCCTGGCTGTTACGTGTGGAGGAATAACTACCACACATGGGACCCCACCCAGACCCAGAAGGCGGGCATCCTCGAGGTGATAGGCCCCGCTGGGGATGCTAGTTATGGGCTGGGAGAGGACCCccagaggagggaggtggaggatcTGATCAACAGCAGGAGGTGTGTGTGCATCATGCAGAAGTGGGGTGGAAAGAGGGAGGTGATGTACACAGCGTTCAAGGCACTGGGACAGTCGGTGGACTACATACAG gtgtgTGACTCTGACACCAAGCTAGACCCCATGGCTACGGTGGAGCTGTGTAAGGTTCTGGAGAGCAACCAGAAGTACGGGGCGGTGGGAGGAGATGTGATGATCCTCAACCTCAAGGAATCCTACATCAGCTTCATGAGCAGCCTGCGCTACTGGATGGCGTTCAACATCGAGAGGTCCTGCCAGTCCTTCTTCAACTGTGTCTCCTGCATCAGCGGCCCCCTGG GTCTGTACAGGAATGACCTCCTCCAGCAGTTCTTAGAGTCCTGGTACAACCAGAAGTTTCTGGGGACTCACTGTACATTTGGGGATGACAGACATCTCACCAACCGCATGCTCAGCATGGGCTATGCCACCAA ATACACGGCCCGCTCCAAGTGTTACACGGAGACGCCAGGCCAGTTCCTCCGGTGGCTCAACCAGCAGACACGCTGGACCAAGTCTTACTTCCGCGAGTGGCTCTACAACGCCATGTGGTGGCACAAGCACCACCTGTGGATGACCTACGAGTCCATCGTCTCTGGTGTCTTCCCCTTCTTCGTCACGGCCACCATCATCCAGCTGTTCTGGACAGGCACCCTGTGGGACATCCTCTGGGTCCTCTGCTGCATCCAGCTCATCGGCCTGATCAAGGCAGCCTATGCCTGCATCCTGCGCCGTGACCTGGTCATGGTGTTCATGTCTCTCTACTCTGCCCTCTACATGACCAGCCTGCTGCCCGCCAAGTACTTTGCCATCATCACCATGAACAAGAGCAGCTGGGGCACGTCGGGCCGCCGCAAGATGGTTGGGAACTACATTCCCCTGTTGCCTCTGTCGGTGTGGGCGGCCATCTTGCTGGGCGGGTCCTGCTACACCATCTACAAGGAGAGCCAGAAGGGCTGGTTCACGCCGGCTAAGGTCCTAGAGACCAGGTTTCTGATCTACGGCTGTGTGGCGTACGTCTGCTACTGGTTCCTCATGATCTTCCTCTACTGGGTGTGGTTCCGCAGGCTGTGTAGGAAACGCTCCCAAAGTTATGACGTAAGCGTATAG